One genomic window of Luteitalea pratensis includes the following:
- the smpB gene encoding SsrA-binding protein SmpB, translated as MATHQTSQPKSAPAKPAEKTPRLLADNRKAGFDFEYLEQFEAGVVLLGTEVKAIREGRINLRDSYARVERGEVWVYNIHISPYSHRGYAEHEALRRRKLLLNRAEIRKLIGRTVEKGLTLVPTRMYLKNGRVKINLALARGKKAHDKRETIKRRETDRETRAAVKERVDRR; from the coding sequence ATGGCCACCCACCAGACATCACAGCCGAAATCGGCACCCGCCAAACCTGCCGAGAAGACGCCGCGCCTGCTGGCCGACAACCGCAAGGCCGGCTTCGACTTCGAATATCTCGAGCAGTTCGAGGCCGGCGTCGTCCTGCTCGGCACCGAGGTCAAGGCGATCCGGGAAGGCCGCATCAACCTGCGCGACAGCTATGCGCGCGTGGAGCGTGGCGAGGTGTGGGTCTACAACATCCACATCAGCCCGTACAGCCATCGCGGCTATGCCGAGCACGAGGCGCTGCGCAGGCGCAAGCTGCTGCTCAATCGTGCCGAGATCCGCAAGTTGATTGGCCGCACGGTGGAGAAGGGCCTCACGCTCGTGCCGACGCGCATGTACCTGAAGAACGGGCGCGTGAAGATCAACCTGGCCCTCGCGCGCGGCAAGAAGGCCCACGACAAGCGCGAGACGATCAAGCGGCGCGAGACCGATCGCGAGACGCGCGCTGCCGTCAAGGAACGCGTCGATCGGCGGTGA